In a single window of the Podarcis raffonei isolate rPodRaf1 chromosome 14, rPodRaf1.pri, whole genome shotgun sequence genome:
- the UBN1 gene encoding ubinuclein-1 isoform X3 — protein sequence MTEPHRVQLTSLSGPLSTTLLKKPRREDITGTEHPPESEPAAAAVRIALTLFEPDHKRCPEFFYPELLKNTRGKGKSSSTGEKKKDLADPFNDEEKERHKAEALARKLEEKYGGKKRRKDRVQDLIDMGYGYDESDSFIDNSEAVSSSGGLWFPTIKQYDELVPASLTTKYGGFYINSGTLQFRQASESEDDFIKEKKKKSPKKRKLKEGGEKMKKKKKDDSYEKEKKSKKSKFPKTGFTALNASKEKKKKKYSGAPSYKEMLKKFQKEKEAQKKRDDEPKLIVPSLAETPTPREVESLPDPLLSFFGHSSDNELLQAASAMDSLTDLDLEQLFNESPEESPFHDMEDGSDPLGMGLEQDIKQPLSLPEGLPGSLEKRIEELTQAARVAEGEGKHKFFNQEMNSILLDIELQTRELNSQVRSGVYAHLASFLPCNKDTLLKRARRLYAYEQGGRMKDPLQKLKEAIGRAMPEQMAKYQEECQAHTQAKFAKMLEEEKDKDQRERVCSDDEEDDDKGGKRIMGPRKKFQWIDEIRDLLCQAVKIKLDGYDREKNKAQSMEDYVKTFLDAEIKPLWPKGWMQSRTLFKESRRVHGHLTSIPTKKKVMAPPKVKGKESSCKPDKKLPLPVPLIHSSSGVTLSPESQGVAVGLSPQTRELLAMNSTPAPSSTAAPPTFSMDDSLDEDLIHNAASSLEAVSKELAVLNSRTGGSPDFTLPATPKVPLEKPPIQTTLEEKRSFSKPSPSPAPSPAGSSLQSPLNFLAEQALALGQSPPDKKTESSSYRELSCQATPAKTPDAHQSKPKHHSLPRTIHGPQTSTPVQTPQVKVFPLGSQQQKNFSTSPPFVKLQGPKIISPLPQRPPLHQQVKTPTKSPGFHSSSSSSSSSTISPGSGSAHKTPNSSSLTLSYTGKHPSTPGSLGQSFKSPFVALSRHMAASSSGSTSSISTNQISSSSTGNLLPGTSLPSPGQAPSRLSPSSMVKKALVSQKLTLVAPPGGPNVSSSGGTQGVAKLLTSSLKPAVVSSTATSTPVPKGASGAVLLTSSSSLNVLSPAYKPGNPKLPAPALSSTPLGIISPIHSFPLHVISFSSESSPKSGVSKDAIVTGPAPGTFHHGLGHNTSQLHGKGSNVQPRKL from the exons GGTGGAAAGAAGCGCAGGAAAGATCGCGTCCAGGACCTGATAGATATGGGATATGGATACGATGAATCCGATTCTTTCATTGATAATTCTGAAGCAGTGAGTAGCAGTGGAGGGCTCTGGTTCCCAACAATAAAGCAG TATGATGAGCTCGTTCCAGCATCTCTAACAACCAAGTATGGAGGCTTTTACATCAACTCTGGAACTCTACAGTTCCGGCAGGCTTCGGAGTCGGAGGATGACTttatcaaagagaaaaagaagaaatcaccTAAG AAACGAAAATTAAAAGAAGGAGGtgagaagatgaagaaaaagaagaaagatgaTTCTtatgagaaagaaaagaaatctaaAAAATCCAAGTTTCCCAAAACTGG TTTCACAGCCCTGAATGCaagcaaagaaaagaagaagaagaaatactctGGAGCCCCAAGTTACAAGGAAATGCTGAAGAAGtttcaaaaggaaaaggaagctcAGAAGAAGCGGGACGACGAGCCAAAGCTTATTGTCCCTTCTCTGGCTGAAACGCCAACACCACGTGAAGTGGAAAGCCTGCCCGATCCACTCCTCTCTTTCTTTGGCCACAGCAGTGACAATGAGCTCCTTCAAGCTGCCTCAGCCATGGACTCCCTGACTGATCTTGATCTAGAACAGCTGTTCAATGAATCTCCAGAAGAAAGCCCTTTCCATGACATGGAAGATGGGAGTGACCCCCTTGGGATGGGTCTGGAGCAGGACATCAAgcagcctctctccctccccgaAGGACTTCCAGGATCACTGGAGAAGCGCATTGAGGAACTGACACAG GCTGCCAGGGTGGCTGAAGGAGAAGGCAAACACAAGTTCTTCAACCAAGAAATGAATAGCATATTGTTGGA TATAGAGCTGCAAACTCGGGAGTTGAACAGCCAGGTCCGCTCAGGGGTGTATGCTCACCTGGCCTCCTTCCTGCCTTGCAACAAAGACACCCTGCTCAAACGTGCCCGCCGGCTTTACGCCTATGAACAG GGAGGGCGGATGAAGGACCCTCTTCAGAAACTCAAGGAAGCCATTGGCAGGGCAATGCCAGAGCAGATGGCCAAATACCAGGAAGAGTGCCAAGCGCACACCCAGGCCAAGTTTGCGAA GATGTTAGAAGAGGAAAAGGACAAGGACCAGAGAGAACGGGTTTGTTCAGATGACGAGGAAGATGATGATAAAGGAGGAAAGCGGATCATGGGACCTCGGAAGAAGTTTCAGTGGATTGATGAAATCAG GGATTTGCTCTGTCAGGCAGTGAAAATCAAGCTGGACGGATATGACCGTGAAAAGAACAAGGCTCAGTCAATGGAGGATTATGTGAAGACTTTCCTGGATGCAGAAATCAAGCCACTTTGGCCAAAGGGCTGGATGCAGTCCAG gACCCTCTTTAAAGAAAGCAGGCGAGTGCATGGTCACCTTACATCAATTCC AACAAAGAAGAAAGTCATGGCGCCTCCAAAGGTGAAAGGAAAG GAGTCGTCCTGTAAGCCAGATAAGAAGTTGCCCCTTCCTGTGCCCTTGATCCACTCAAGCAGCGGAGTTACGCTTTCTCCAGAGTCGCAGGGAGTTGCAGTTGGCCTCAGCCCTCAGACCAGGGAACTCTTGGCCATGAATtcaactccagctcccagcagcacAGCTGCTCCTCCCACTTTCAGCATGGACGACTCTCTGGATGAAGACTTGATCCACAATGCTGCCTCATCTTTGGAAGCTGTCTCCAAGGAACTGGCTGTTCTTAACAGCCGGACGGGGGGAAGCCCTGACTTCACCCTCCCCGCCACCCCAAAGGTGCCTTTGGAGAAACCCCCCATTCAGACCACATTGGAAGAGAAGAGGAGCTTCTCCAAGCCAAGCCCCTCACCTGCCCCATCTCCAGCCGGCAGCTCTCTGCAGTCACCGCTCAACTTCCTGGCCGAACAGGCCTTGGCACTGGGCCAGTCTCCTCCGGACAAAAAGACTGAGAGCTCCAGCTACAGAGAACTCTCCTGCCAGGCAACCCCTGCAAAGACTCCGGATGCCCACCAGTCTAAGCCTAAGCATCACAGCCTGCCACGCACCATTCATGGGCCCCAGACCTCGACCCCAGTCCAAACACCCCAGGTGAAGGTGTTCCCCCTGGGCTCCCAGCAGCAGAAAAACTTTTCCACATCCCCTCCCTTTGTCAAGCTGCAGGGTCCCAAGATCATCTCCCCTTTGCCCCAGCGGCCTCCTCTCCATCAGCAGGTCAAGACCCCCACCAAATCACCcggtttccattcttcttcctcctcctcctcctcttcgacCATCTCCCCAGGGTCTGGCAGCGCCCACAAGACCCCTAATTCCTCTTCTCTGACCCTGAGCTACACGGGGAAGCACCCCAGCACCCCTGGTTCCTTGGGGCAGTCGTTCAAGTCGCCTTTTGTGGCCTTGTCGCGTCACATGGCAGCTTCTTCCAGCGGCTCCACGTCCAGCATATCCACAAaccaaatctcctcctcctccacgggGAACCTGCTCCCAGGCACATCGCTACCTTCTCCTGGGCAGGCTCCCAGTCGCTTGTCTCCAAGTTCCATGGTGAAGAaggccctggtctcccagaagctGACCTTGGTTGCTCCACCGGGGGGTCCGAACGTCAGTTCAAGCGGAGGGACGCAAGGAGTGGCCAAGTTGCTGACCTCTTCTTTGAAGCCCGCTGTAGTTAGCAGCACTGCAACCTCAACACCTGTGCCG aAAGGAGCCAGCGGAGCAGTCCTGCTTACCAGTTCATCTTCCTTGAACGTCCTGTCTCCCGCTTACAAGCCCGGCAACCCGAAGCTGCCAGCACCAGCCCTGAGTTCCACCCCACTAGGAATTATCTCTCCAATCCATTCCTTCCCTCTTCATGTGATTTCCTTCAGCTCTGAATCGTCCCCCAAGTCAGGGGTGTCGAAGGACGCCATTGTCACGGGACCGGCCCCAGGGACTTTCCATCATGGCCTTGGCCACA ATACATCTCAGCTGCATGGTAAAGGGTCCAATGTACAGCCACGGAAATTGTGA